DNA sequence from the Corynebacterium yudongzhengii genome:
CACGAAGTCTTGGGCCGCATGCGTGACTTCGCCTCCGCGTTGCGCTCCGGCGAATGGCTGGGTCATACGGGACGCACGATCAAGAAGGTGGTCAACATCGGCATCGGCGGCTCCGATCTCGGGCCCGCGATGGCGACGCGCGCGCTGCGCTCCTACGCCACCGCCGGCATTACCGGCGAGTTCGTCTCCAACGTCGATCCCGCCGACATGACCTCTATCCTCGAGGGCCTAGATCCCGAGTCCACCCTGTTTGTCATCTCCTCGAAGACCTTCACCACCCAGGAGACCCTCGCCAACGCCCACGCCGCGAAGCGCTGGCTCATTGAGAAGATGGGTGGGGACGAATCGGCCGTCGCCAAGCACTTCGTCGCCGTGTCCACCAACGCCGAGAAGGTCGCCGAGTTCGGCATCGACACTGACAACATGTTCGGCTTCTGGGAATGGGTCGGCGGCCGCTACTCCCTCGACTCCGCCATCGGCCTGTCGCTGATGACCGTGATCGGCCCCTGGGACTTCATGCGGATGCTCGAGGGCTTCCACGCCATGGACGAGCACTTCCGCACCGCCGCGTTCCACGAGAACATCCCCGTGCTCATGGGGTTGCTGGGGATCTGGTACACCAACTTCCACGGCGCACATACCCACGCCGTGCTCCCCTACTCGGAGGATCTGGGCCGCTTCCCCGCCTACCTGCAGCAGCTGACCATGGAATCCAACGGCAAGTCCGTGCGTCACGACGGCACCAGCGTCTCCTACGACACCGGCGAAATCTACTTCGGTGAGCCCGGCACCAACGGCCAGCACGCCTTCTTCCAGCTCATGCACCAGGGCACCAAGCTCATCCCCGCCGACTTCATCGGCTTCGCCCGCCCCAAGCAGGACCTGCCCACCGCCACCGGCGAAGGCTCCATGCATGACCTGCTCATGGGCAACTTCTTCGCCCAGACGAAGGTGCTGGCCTTCGGCAAGACCGAGGCCGAAATTCTCGACGAAGGCGTCGACCCCACCCTCGCCCCACACAAGGTCATGCCGGGCAACCGGCCGACCACCACGATCCTCGCCGAGGAGCTCACCCCGGCTGTGGTGGGCGCGCTGATCGCGCTCTACGAGCACATCACGTTCGTCCAGGGCGTCATCTGGGACATCAACTCCTTCGACCAGTGGGGCGTCGAGCTGGGCAAGCAGCAGGCCAACGACCTCGCCCCGGCGGTCAGCGGCGCCGAGGACCCCAACTCCGGCGACTCCTCCACCGACGAAGCCATCACCTGGTACCGGTCGGTGCGCTAGGTTGTGGGGCCATCGGTCTAACTGTCTGTGGCCTTCACATTGCGGCCACAGGCTGCGGCCGGCGCTGCCCTTCGCCTGCTGTCCCTTAACAGTGAGGATTTGAGCAACGGTTCCCACGACCACGGCCAGGGTGGTCACCCAAACGTATTGGAGCTGAACGAATATACGAAAAGCCCAGCTCCCGAGAAAATGAGTCCACACACCGCGAATGCGGAGGTTTTACCCAGGCGTAGGTACATGAGGCGCACTGTCACCTAGGCCTGTCGCCTAAGGCCTCGGGTTTTTACGCACGTGCGTAAAACAGGGTCGGACCCCTCACTCTTCGCCCCAACAGGCCCACCGCAACGGCTCCGCAAGCAGAACAGTCCTAGGCCCTCTATGCCGCGGCATAGTGCGGACCGGGTTTTACGCACGTGCGTAATCGAAAATCAATGGATCCCGGGTAACTCATAGGTACACGAGACTCCATCGGAGTCACGGAGTCGCCCCCGCAAGCAGAACAGCCCCAGAATCCCTATGTCGCGGCATAGTGCGGGCCGGGTTTTACGCACGTGCGTAATCGAGAATAGATAAACCTCGGGTAACTCATAGGTACACGAGGAACACTGTCACCTGAGATCTCCGGCTCTACGCACGTGCGTAATCGAAAATCAATGGATCTCGGGTAACTCATAGGCGCGCGAGACACACCGTCACCTGCGCCGTGCAGCGAGCACTGATGCCGCCGCGTTCGGGGTTTACTGCAAGCTGGTGAGCCTGCTGCGCCGCCGAGGCCGAGACGTGGCAGCCGGTACCGGATGGCTGCTACCAACTACCCGGAAACCGCTCCAACCGTCTTGCCAAAGAATCACTACCAAAAAGACACGCCCTGCTATAGACCGCGCGGAGTTCTCCGACTAGATGTGCGGGCTCAGGATTTTCCTTTCCGGTTTCCCGAGCCCAAAGCATCCTCTACACAACGCTCACGAGAACCCTAGATCCGGATGCCGAACTGGGCAAAGAAGTCTCGCGCCTGCTGGACCACGGCCGGGTTGTGGATCAGCCCACCGATGCCGAGCGCCAGCCCGAGAGCTGCGACGAGTCCGGCCCCTGCTCCCGCGGAGCTAGAGCTCCCACCAGCAGAACCCTCCAGGCCCGCATCAATCTCATCAGCGCCTTCCGGCCCGCCCTCAAACACAACCGTCGCCGTGGCGGTGCGCGGGTGACCGGTGCCGTCGTCAGCCTCGGTGAGGGTGACCTCGACGGGCCCACGGCCAGAACCGCTTATAGCACCAGTGATCGTGCCCGCCGAAGCGTCGAAGTCCAGCCCCTCCGGCAAGCCTTTGACCTCGAAGGTGTCCTCGAGGAGGGGGTCGTTGCGTTCGAAGAGCTCGACGAGCTGAAGCGTCTCGATCGTCCCATCGTCCGCCACGCTAACCTCGGTGTTCTCCTTCGCCTTCAGCTCCGTCTGCAGGTCCGGGTCCAGCCAGCGCAAGGTGGTGTTCATGTAGCCGATCTGGTTGGCCACGGCGGGCTCGAGCAGGATGCCGATCGAGCCGTCTTCCTGGATCGCCATCGTGGTGTATCCGGTGCCTTCCTCACGGAAGGTCTTCTTCTTCGCCCAGGTCGCACCGTCGTCATAGGAGATGTGCAGCGTTCCGTTCACGCGCTGGCCGGTGGTGTCGGTATTGGAGAAGAGCAGCACCTTGGAGCGCAGCGTGCCCGGCGCGGCGTTCGGGAACGCCCGGATGAGCTGGGCGTTGTTGGCAGGATCGACGAGCGACTCGTCGATACGGTAGTCGCCCCAGGTCACGCCGCCGTCGCGGGAGATCGCGACGATGCGGTGCCCGGCGCCGTGCCAGGCCTGGGTGCGGGAGTTGAGCATGAGCGAGCCGTCGCTTAACTCTGCGACCTTGTTCTCGTCGAAGCGGATGCGCTCGCCGGCGATGCCCTGGGGGTCGGTGGGGTTGCCGGCCTGCCAGGTCTCGCCGTGATCGTCGGAGTACAGGGTCAGCGCGATGACGTCGTCGTTGTTGTTCTCCGGGATGCCGTTGCCGTTGGTATCGGTGATGCACGCGGCCTGCTGCAGCAGGCGCCCGGCGTGCGGCTCGGTTTTCTTCTGCGTGCCCGCCCCGGAGGTGGCGAAACACGATATGATCTTATGCTTTTCGACGAGCGGCCCGAGCACCTCATTGGTGATAATGCGCTGCTCCCAGGTGTGCCCGTTGTCGTGAGAGACAGCGAGCCCGAAGTTCACGGCGTGGGGGCTGTCTTCGTCGATGGTGCCGTCGTCACGCAGGGGGTATGCCGGGTTGTTGGCGAAGATCCCGGACTTCCGGCTGGCAACGAAGAAGTTGAAGATGGTGCCGGTTTCGCGGTCGACGACGTAGGAGGGATCGGAGAAACCGCGCGGGTCTTCGTCGCTGACCGCACCTTGGGCGACGACGGTTTCTTCCTCCCAGGTGGCGCCATTGTCTGTGGAGCGGCGCTGGTGGACGGAGTTCTCGTTCGGTGAGTCTCCCCCCGTCGGTCATGCCGTCGCGCGGGCGGTAGTCATAGGAGGCGAGCAGGTCGCCGTTGGGTGCGAGCGCGATCGCGGGGATGCGGATGTTGTAGTTCTCGCCGGTATCGCGCAAGAGGGTGAGCTCCGGCTCCCGCGGCTCAGCAGCGGGATCAGCATCCGCGTCGACGATCGACGTGGCCTCACCCGCCAGCGACGAGCTCAGGCTCGACTGCGCGGTAGCAATCGGCATCCCGGCCGTGGTGATCGCCAGCGAGGTAGCAACTATCCCGGCACAAGCTTTATACAGTTTTCCCATATTCGATGTGACTCCTTAGCTTTCCGGCCCACAAAGTGATGCGGGCCACTTTCAAAGCTAAGAGGTCATCAGACGTCTGTCAACAGACTTCACAGAACTTAAGAGTTTTTTTAGAAACGGATCATCGGCCGCCACCCGGCGGGGATCCGATCGCTCGGCACGATGCGCCGGCCGAACGGGAAGCACGTCACCGGAATCATGCGGATGTTGGCGATAGCCAGCGGGATGCCGATAATCGTGATGGCCTGCGCGGCCGCGGTGGTCAGATGCCCGATCGACAGCCACAGGCCGGCGATGATAAACCAGATCACGTTGGTGAGGGTGCTCAAGCCGCCGGCCCCCTTCTCGGGTTCGACGACGCTGCGCCCGAAGGGCCACAACGCGAACTTCGCCATCCGGAAGCTGGCCACGCCGGCCGGTATCGTGATGATGAGAATGCAGGCGAGGATGCCGAAAAACACATATGCAATCGCCAGCCAGAGGCCGCTGAATATCAGCCAGATGAGATTCAAGAGTAGATTCATACAATTAATCTTATCGGCGTTATGAGAACCACGAGTAGAACCGCAAGCGCCTCGGAAAGGACAACTCTGTAGTGCAGTCCCTTGTTGACTGGGTCGTCAGACTCACCGAAATCCTCGGCGCCCCGGCCGTGGGCATCGCCATCTTCTTGGAGAACGTCTTCCCGCCGATCCCCTCGGAGGTGGTGCTGCCCTTGGCGGGCTTCACGGTCTCGCAGGGCGATCTGAACTTCTGGTCGACGCTTATCTGGGCGACCATCGGTTCGGTCGCCGGCGCGTGGCTGCTCTATGCCATCGGCGCGTTGGTCGGCGCCGAGAGGCTGCGCCGCGTCGCGGACTGGATGTGGCTGGTGGAGGTCTCAGACGTCGATAAGTCGCTGAAGTGGTTCGACCGCTACGGCGGCGCCTCGGTGTTTATCGGGCGTTTCATCCCCGGGGTGCGTTCGCTCATTTCGATTCCCGCCGGCATCGACCGGATGAATCTTCTCACGTTCACGCTCTGGACCACGGCCGGCTCGGCGGGGTGGAACGCCCTGCTCATCGGCGCCGGCATGTGGCTGGGTGAGTCTTATGATGTGGTCGAGAAGTATGTCGGACAGTACTCGACCGTCGTCTACAGCATCTTGGCGCTCATTGCCGTCGGCGTGCTGATCTATCTCATCCGCCGCTCGCGGAAAAAGAAGAAGGCGCCGGCTGACAGTGAGGACACCACCAAATAACGCGCTCCGTTCCGCTCGAGCCGAGAAAAGACTGCTCGATGAGCGTGCCACAGCGCCGGCACGGACGATGGTTGCGGCCGAAGACGTAGGAGTTTTCGCCGGCGCGGCGCACACCCGTCGTCACGCGAATCGGCGAGTTCCTATTCGCCGTAATCAGCCTATGCGACAGCTCCACCACCGCGCGGGCGTCGACCTCGCGCATGGGCACCGCCGGATGCACCCCGGCCAGAAAGCAGATCTCGGCGCGGTATTCGTTACCGAGACCGGCGATCACGCGTTGATCCAGAAGCGCCAGCCCCACCGGCCTTAAGGGGTCGGCGGCA
Encoded proteins:
- a CDS encoding YccF domain-containing protein, with translation MNLLLNLIWLIFSGLWLAIAYVFFGILACILIITIPAGVASFRMAKFALWPFGRSVVEPEKGAGGLSTLTNVIWFIIAGLWLSIGHLTTAAAQAITIIGIPLAIANIRMIPVTCFPFGRRIVPSDRIPAGWRPMIRF
- the pgi gene encoding glucose-6-phosphate isomerase, with amino-acid sequence MSDITHSSAWERLSSLSHDHPLNLRELFDADASRATRYTHKAAGLRVDLSKNLIDDDVQAALIELAETAQLGEAIEKMFTGAHINNTEDRAVLHTALRLPAEKDLTVDGQDIAADVHEVLGRMRDFASALRSGEWLGHTGRTIKKVVNIGIGGSDLGPAMATRALRSYATAGITGEFVSNVDPADMTSILEGLDPESTLFVISSKTFTTQETLANAHAAKRWLIEKMGGDESAVAKHFVAVSTNAEKVAEFGIDTDNMFGFWEWVGGRYSLDSAIGLSLMTVIGPWDFMRMLEGFHAMDEHFRTAAFHENIPVLMGLLGIWYTNFHGAHTHAVLPYSEDLGRFPAYLQQLTMESNGKSVRHDGTSVSYDTGEIYFGEPGTNGQHAFFQLMHQGTKLIPADFIGFARPKQDLPTATGEGSMHDLLMGNFFAQTKVLAFGKTEAEILDEGVDPTLAPHKVMPGNRPTTTILAEELTPAVVGALIALYEHITFVQGVIWDINSFDQWGVELGKQQANDLAPAVSGAEDPNSGDSSTDEAITWYRSVR
- a CDS encoding DedA family protein; protein product: MQSLVDWVVRLTEILGAPAVGIAIFLENVFPPIPSEVVLPLAGFTVSQGDLNFWSTLIWATIGSVAGAWLLYAIGALVGAERLRRVADWMWLVEVSDVDKSLKWFDRYGGASVFIGRFIPGVRSLISIPAGIDRMNLLTFTLWTTAGSAGWNALLIGAGMWLGESYDVVEKYVGQYSTVVYSILALIAVGVLIYLIRRSRKKKKAPADSEDTTK